The Thioalkalivibrio thiocyanodenitrificans ARhD 1 genome window below encodes:
- a CDS encoding MarR family winged helix-turn-helix transcriptional regulator, translated as MFSRRYYLAMDDPARLIELLERLGNLLRTERRLAAHTAGLQPVHLQALAYLSRCNRYSNTPAAVTAYLGTTKGTASQSLGVLERAGLIGRRTDPDDRRVARLHLTPKGDRLLGELMPLPEWETSARSLDADQVRAAADTLESLLRTRQASRRWRSFGACHTCRHFRREGEDQYRCGLTGEPLLVEETRLICHEHEWPEKASA; from the coding sequence GTGTTTTCGCGTCGATACTATCTGGCCATGGACGACCCTGCTCGCCTGATCGAACTCCTGGAACGGCTGGGCAACCTGCTGCGTACGGAGCGCCGCCTTGCGGCACACACCGCCGGTCTCCAGCCGGTGCATCTACAGGCGCTCGCCTATCTCTCGCGCTGCAATCGCTACAGCAACACCCCGGCCGCCGTCACCGCGTACCTGGGCACGACCAAGGGCACAGCCTCACAGTCGCTCGGGGTGCTGGAGCGCGCCGGGCTCATCGGCCGCCGCACCGATCCGGACGACCGTCGCGTGGCGCGCCTGCATCTGACACCCAAGGGCGACAGGCTGCTGGGCGAACTCATGCCCCTGCCCGAATGGGAGACGTCCGCGCGAAGTCTGGATGCCGATCAGGTCCGGGCCGCCGCCGATACGCTGGAGTCACTGCTGCGCACCCGCCAGGCGTCGCGCCGCTGGCGCAGCTTCGGGGCCTGCCATACCTGCCGGCACTTCCGGCGCGAGGGGGAAGATCAGTACCGCTGCGGTCTCACCGGGGAGCCGCTGCTTGTGGAAGAGACGCGCCTGATCTGCCACGAACACGAGTGGCCGGAGAAGGCATCGGCCTGA
- a CDS encoding DUF5602 domain-containing protein: MAYTWITKGLAASVLAVSLAWLPVAGSADGTEPEIYHGPVTSIGNGQAHAFVVLDDERRPTAIGVNLSADALEGLPAHTTGHGPAWEYRLELPAEAAGTGYDHITVDWNPEGHVPPGVYDLPHFDFHFYLIDPQERERITLEGEDLQRASRAPDPAFMPAGYVLPEGTAEPRMGAHAIDPGAPEFNDGVFASTFIYGFYDGSMVFVEPMVTRAFLESKVDVTTPVPVAERYRRPGYYPTRYRVGFDAAADAHVVVLEGLVRHGQIAGR; encoded by the coding sequence ATGGCTTACACATGGATTACAAAGGGTTTGGCGGCGTCGGTGCTGGCGGTGTCGCTGGCGTGGTTGCCGGTGGCGGGGAGCGCGGACGGAACGGAGCCGGAAATCTATCATGGTCCCGTGACCTCGATCGGCAATGGTCAGGCGCATGCGTTCGTCGTTCTCGATGATGAGCGCCGGCCGACCGCCATCGGCGTGAACCTGTCCGCTGATGCGCTGGAGGGATTGCCGGCGCACACCACCGGGCATGGCCCCGCCTGGGAGTACCGCCTGGAACTGCCGGCGGAAGCGGCAGGCACGGGCTACGACCACATCACGGTGGACTGGAACCCGGAGGGTCATGTCCCCCCGGGCGTCTACGATCTGCCGCATTTCGATTTCCACTTCTACCTGATCGACCCCCAGGAGCGGGAGCGCATCACCCTGGAGGGCGAAGACCTCCAGCGGGCGAGCCGGGCGCCGGACCCCGCGTTCATGCCCGCCGGTTATGTCCTGCCCGAAGGCACCGCGGAGCCCCGCATGGGCGCCCACGCCATCGATCCCGGGGCACCGGAGTTCAACGACGGCGTCTTCGCCAGCACCTTCATCTACGGCTTCTATGACGGCAGCATGGTGTTCGTCGAGCCCATGGTCACCAGGGCGTTTCTGGAGTCGAAGGTTGATGTCACGACCCCCGTTCCGGTTGCCGAGCGCTACCGGCGGCCCGGGTACTATCCGACGCGGTATCGGGTGGGTTTCGACGCGGCTGCCGATGCGCACGTGGTGGTCCTCGAGGGACTCGTCCGACACGGGCAGATCGCCGGCCGCTGA
- a CDS encoding cupin domain-containing protein, with translation MNKTGIVLAVTALTLGASGAAWAGTPYQGDGPLLMEPSELQWSAVASMAPGARIAVIEGNLGTEEPFTFRLKLPANYRVDPHAHPAYERVTVLSGTFHFAHGDTFDRNQTTALPAGGVAIMPPGTPMFGYTEEETIIQLHGTGPWGLEYVNPEDDPRS, from the coding sequence ATGAACAAGACAGGTATCGTTCTGGCTGTGACCGCACTGACGCTGGGCGCCTCGGGTGCCGCCTGGGCCGGGACCCCGTACCAGGGGGACGGTCCCTTGCTCATGGAACCGTCGGAATTGCAGTGGTCGGCGGTAGCGTCCATGGCCCCTGGAGCACGCATCGCCGTGATCGAGGGAAACCTGGGAACCGAGGAACCGTTCACGTTCCGACTCAAGCTTCCGGCGAACTACCGTGTCGACCCCCATGCGCACCCGGCGTATGAACGGGTGACCGTATTGTCCGGCACATTCCACTTCGCGCATGGCGACACGTTCGACCGCAACCAGACCACGGCCCTGCCCGCCGGGGGCGTTGCGATCATGCCACCGGGCACCCCCATGTTCGGATACACCGAGGAGGAAACAATCATCCAGCTTCACGGGACGGGGCCCTGGGGGCTCGAGTACGTCAACCCCGAGGACGACCCTCGCAGCTAG
- a CDS encoding rhomboid family intramembrane serine protease, with translation MLGFRRPAPPADPRADRLRLRTAVRWSILGVALLWVVAAVQQFGRFDWVGLGVYPRELHGLVGILTAPLVHGSWAHLIANSSPLLVLGAAALYGYPRATRWAVVLIWLGSGLGVWLFARESFHIGASGVAHGLMFFAVTIGMMRRDALSIGLALVVLFLYGSMVWGVFPQDPRVSFESHLAGAVTGIGCGILLFRLDPLPRYVRYSWEDEEPDQDDGPDTESPWLRGGMDDRSEDGGAHRDRTDRQ, from the coding sequence ATGCTTGGTTTCCGACGACCTGCCCCGCCCGCCGATCCACGCGCCGACCGCCTGCGCCTGCGCACGGCCGTGCGCTGGTCCATCCTCGGGGTCGCGCTGCTGTGGGTGGTGGCGGCCGTGCAGCAGTTCGGCCGTTTCGACTGGGTCGGACTGGGCGTCTACCCGCGTGAACTCCACGGCCTCGTCGGCATCCTGACGGCACCGCTGGTGCACGGCTCCTGGGCGCACCTGATCGCCAACTCCTCGCCGCTGCTGGTACTCGGTGCCGCCGCCCTGTACGGCTACCCGCGCGCGACACGCTGGGCCGTGGTGCTGATCTGGCTGGGGAGCGGGCTGGGGGTCTGGCTGTTCGCGCGGGAGAGCTTCCACATCGGAGCCAGCGGAGTGGCCCATGGCCTGATGTTCTTCGCCGTGACCATCGGGATGATGCGCCGCGATGCGCTGTCCATCGGCCTTGCCCTGGTGGTCCTGTTCCTCTACGGCAGCATGGTTTGGGGCGTGTTCCCTCAGGATCCCCGGGTCTCGTTCGAGTCTCACCTCGCCGGTGCCGTGACGGGTATAGGCTGCGGGATCCTGTTGTTTCGTCTCGACCCGCTGCCGAGGTATGTGCGCTACAGCTGGGAGGACGAGGAGCCCGACCAGGATGACGGACCCGACACGGAGTCGCCGTGGCTCCGGGGCGGCATGGATGACCGATCCGAAGACGGCGGCGCGCATCGGGACCGGACGGACAGGCAGTGA
- a CDS encoding asparagine synthetase B family protein encodes MIRTPDPVARVLRRASGMKRRMTAMLAPDNVPREHAERLLFRFGFFCHAAADTPEGTAEWNRIARLWPRMTIGEYVVYRHPETRISQRSVGSEHLVLIGDAFLPDGRDGDPLTLLAGADHDERLELLDRLGGRFALLVLRGGAGQVFHDAFGARSVCYRREGAFALSSHPEIISLVFGAGRRRDLESFVCTGAFRNLGMQSLPGDATMFDGVRLLLPNFYYDIGSRRAIRHWPRQARRRCGFEAFFGTIDRHFAGLADFLGPPVRPVVSITGGIDSRTLIAALCRHGADVRTVTWTSFNLKRWEREPVRLVASCLDGVHAEVNANNDRVNNVSLIGVRNSGNCRGASGTLAGMYRLYGEEAGALFVHGHGASAIRGILQCLDKDRPPMRDASVGEMVRIFTDRLKDRRYAHDRGFRGCASAAFERFHEIADYDAIAALGYDINDLFYWEYYMGMWASMSFNQFDTALYTLSGFNSRAVCEAAYGLPDSERLTKTLFLDVIRRYDERLAEIPYR; translated from the coding sequence ATGATCCGCACACCTGATCCGGTGGCCCGGGTCCTGCGCAGGGCCTCCGGCATGAAGCGCCGGATGACCGCCATGCTGGCGCCTGACAATGTCCCGCGTGAACACGCCGAGCGCCTGCTGTTCCGGTTCGGCTTCTTCTGTCATGCGGCGGCCGACACCCCGGAGGGCACGGCCGAATGGAACCGCATTGCCCGCTTATGGCCGCGGATGACGATTGGCGAGTACGTGGTTTATCGGCATCCCGAGACGCGCATCTCACAGCGCAGTGTCGGCAGTGAACACCTGGTGCTGATCGGTGATGCCTTCCTGCCGGACGGTCGGGATGGTGACCCCCTGACGCTGTTGGCTGGCGCGGATCATGATGAACGTTTGGAACTTCTGGATCGCCTTGGCGGGAGGTTTGCGCTGCTGGTCCTGCGGGGCGGTGCCGGGCAGGTTTTTCATGATGCATTCGGCGCGCGTTCGGTCTGCTATCGCAGGGAGGGAGCATTTGCGCTGAGTTCGCATCCCGAGATCATCTCGCTGGTATTCGGCGCAGGGCGACGCAGGGACTTGGAGTCATTCGTCTGTACGGGGGCCTTCCGGAATCTCGGCATGCAGAGTCTTCCGGGTGATGCAACGATGTTTGATGGCGTCCGTCTGTTGCTTCCCAACTTCTACTACGACATCGGTTCGCGTCGGGCGATTCGGCATTGGCCGCGGCAAGCACGAAGGCGGTGCGGTTTCGAGGCGTTTTTCGGAACGATCGACCGCCATTTCGCCGGTCTGGCCGATTTCCTGGGGCCGCCCGTGCGCCCGGTGGTCAGTATCACGGGAGGGATCGACTCCCGAACATTGATCGCGGCCCTGTGTCGTCATGGTGCTGATGTTCGCACGGTGACATGGACCAGTTTCAACCTGAAGCGGTGGGAACGGGAGCCCGTCCGACTTGTGGCATCCTGTCTCGACGGCGTACACGCCGAAGTCAACGCGAACAATGACCGGGTGAACAATGTCTCCTTGATCGGTGTTCGTAACAGCGGCAATTGCCGGGGAGCGTCCGGCACGTTGGCCGGGATGTACCGTCTGTACGGGGAGGAGGCCGGAGCCCTGTTTGTTCACGGTCACGGTGCCAGTGCCATCCGTGGCATCCTTCAGTGCCTGGACAAGGACCGACCTCCGATGCGGGATGCATCGGTGGGCGAGATGGTGCGCATCTTCACGGACCGGCTCAAGGACAGGCGCTACGCGCACGATCGCGGCTTCCGTGGATGTGCCTCGGCGGCGTTCGAGCGATTTCACGAGATCGCTGACTACGACGCGATTGCGGCACTGGGTTACGACATCAACGACCTGTTCTACTGGGAGTACTACATGGGCATGTGGGCGAGCATGAGCTTCAATCAGTTCGACACGGCCCTGTATACGCTCTCCGGCTTCAACAGCCGCGCCGTCTGCGAGGCGGCCTACGGGCTGCCCGATAGTGAACGGCTCACCAAGACCCTGTTCCTGGATGTGATCCGGCGATACGACGAGAGACTGGCGGAGATCCCTTATCGCTGA
- a CDS encoding cytochrome P460 family protein, translating into MRNLFLTLAIASAPLGSVLAQDSGVPYPDGYRAWHHVKSMVILPGHPLEDPFAGVHHIYANDKALAGLERNRYENGAVLVFDLLHSVRSEHAVEEGERKLVGVMAYDAQRYADTGGWGFEGFAGNSRTERLVGDGGQSCFACHASQEDRQYVFTRPRD; encoded by the coding sequence ATGCGCAATCTGTTCCTCACGCTGGCGATCGCCAGCGCCCCACTGGGCTCCGTCCTGGCCCAGGATAGCGGCGTCCCCTACCCGGACGGGTATCGCGCCTGGCATCACGTCAAGTCCATGGTCATCCTGCCCGGCCACCCGCTGGAGGATCCCTTCGCCGGCGTTCACCACATCTACGCCAACGACAAGGCCCTCGCGGGCCTGGAACGGAACCGTTACGAAAATGGCGCCGTGCTGGTCTTCGACCTGCTGCACTCCGTGCGCAGCGAACACGCGGTGGAAGAGGGTGAGCGCAAGCTGGTCGGCGTCATGGCGTATGACGCACAGCGCTACGCCGATACCGGCGGCTGGGGCTTCGAAGGCTTCGCCGGCAACAGCCGCACCGAGCGCCTGGTGGGCGACGGCGGCCAGTCGTGTTTCGCCTGCCATGCCTCGCAGGAGGACAGGCAGTACGTGTTCACCCGGCCGCGGGATTGA
- a CDS encoding anti-sigma factor family protein has translation MIDDKLSCEEVIEQLFTYLDRELESGRSAAIDQHLKRCRDCFSRVEFERKLRAKIRDSAKVEAPDRLQRRIRGLLDRF, from the coding sequence ATGATTGACGACAAGCTCAGCTGTGAAGAGGTGATCGAACAGCTGTTCACCTACCTGGACCGGGAACTGGAGAGCGGGCGAAGCGCCGCTATAGACCAGCACCTGAAGCGATGCCGCGACTGCTTCAGCCGCGTCGAGTTCGAGAGGAAGCTGCGCGCAAAGATCAGGGATTCGGCGAAGGTGGAGGCACCGGACCGGTTGCAGCGAAGGATCAGGGGGCTGCTCGACCGGTTCTGA
- a CDS encoding ATP-grasp domain-containing protein gives MYDKKNIFVVGIDDFHLAQLRTLPGADDYVFHALFTHQELKCCDRFPVERLLDEGAEQLRRFPGRVDAVVGYWDFPVSTVLPILRREANLPGPTLEGVLKCEHKYWSRLEQARVVPGHIPAFCAVDPFAPEPLSRVTLDFPFWIKPVKAVLSYLGFRVDDAAAFRHAINRIREGIHRFGEPFNHVLGFASLPPEVAGVDGNHCIAESLISAGRQCTLEGYSFHGRVRIYGVVDSMREGAAGSSFSRYQYPSTLPEPVQARMADIAARVIRQIGYDDAPFNVEFYWEEDTDAIWLLEINTRISKSHAALFRMVDGCYHHQVMIHLGLGHEPVMPHREGPYACAAKFMVRRHEDARVVRTPTRAEIDAIEAENPGVVIQVDVTEGMRLSQLRYQDSYTFEVATVFVGARTAAELEHKYERVMARLPLEYESLQGVPA, from the coding sequence ATGTACGACAAGAAGAACATCTTCGTGGTCGGCATCGATGACTTTCATCTCGCCCAGTTGCGCACACTTCCCGGGGCCGATGACTATGTATTCCATGCCCTGTTCACGCACCAGGAACTCAAGTGCTGCGACCGGTTTCCGGTCGAGCGGTTGCTGGATGAGGGCGCGGAGCAGCTCAGGCGCTTTCCGGGCCGCGTGGATGCCGTCGTCGGTTACTGGGATTTTCCCGTCAGCACCGTCCTTCCCATCCTGCGCCGGGAGGCGAACCTTCCCGGACCCACGCTGGAGGGTGTGCTCAAATGCGAGCACAAGTACTGGAGCCGCCTGGAGCAGGCGCGGGTGGTGCCCGGCCACATTCCGGCCTTCTGTGCCGTGGATCCCTTCGCGCCGGAGCCCCTGTCCCGGGTGACGCTGGATTTCCCCTTCTGGATCAAACCGGTGAAGGCGGTGCTTTCCTACCTGGGCTTTCGCGTCGATGATGCCGCCGCATTCCGTCACGCGATCAACCGCATCCGCGAGGGAATCCATCGCTTCGGAGAGCCGTTCAACCATGTGCTCGGCTTTGCGTCGCTGCCGCCTGAAGTGGCGGGCGTGGACGGCAATCACTGCATCGCCGAGTCGCTGATCTCCGCCGGCCGCCAGTGCACGCTGGAGGGCTACTCCTTTCATGGACGCGTCCGGATCTACGGCGTGGTCGATTCAATGCGCGAGGGCGCCGCGGGATCCTCGTTCTCTCGCTACCAGTACCCATCGACGCTGCCGGAGCCGGTTCAGGCGCGCATGGCCGATATCGCCGCACGGGTGATCCGGCAGATCGGCTATGACGATGCGCCCTTCAACGTGGAGTTCTACTGGGAAGAGGATACCGATGCCATCTGGCTTCTGGAGATCAACACGCGTATCTCCAAGTCGCATGCAGCGCTGTTCCGCATGGTGGACGGATGCTATCACCACCAGGTGATGATCCACCTGGGGCTCGGGCACGAGCCGGTCATGCCCCACCGGGAGGGCCCCTACGCCTGCGCCGCCAAGTTCATGGTGCGCCGCCATGAGGACGCCCGCGTGGTGCGGACGCCGACCCGGGCGGAGATCGATGCCATCGAGGCGGAGAACCCCGGGGTGGTGATACAGGTGGACGTGACGGAGGGCATGCGGCTTTCCCAGCTTCGCTACCAGGACAGCTATACCTTTGAAGTGGCCACGGTGTTCGTGGGTGCCCGCACCGCCGCCGAACTGGAGCACAAGTATGAACGCGTCATGGCGCGGCTGCCGCTGGAATACGAATCGTTGCAGGGAGTGCCGGCATGA
- the gdhA gene encoding NADP-specific glutamate dehydrogenase, whose protein sequence is MKYKSLDEFLAYVAERNPGEQEFHQAVAKVMNSLWPYIQEHPRYAEHGLLDRLVEPERIIVFRVSWVNDQGEVEVNRGYRVQHSSAIGPYKGGLRFHPSVNLSILKFLAFEQTLKNALTTLPMGGAKGGSDFDPKGKSPGEMMRFCQAFITELYRHVGSDTDVPAGDIGVGAREVGFLTGMLKKLTNRADCVFTGKGLSFGGSLIRPEATGYGTVYFAEEMLRHAGRSLEGLRVSVSGSGNVAQYAVEKAMALGATVVTVSDSSGMVVDEAGFTREKLAELMEVKNHLYGRVSDYAERVGVEFHAGMRPWHVPADVALPCATQNELDGEDAAALVRNGVLCVSEGANMPTTNEAVKLFEENGVLYAPSKACNAGGVATSGLEMSQNAMRLSWPREEVDGRLRDIMRGIHDACLTHGTHADGRVSYVDGANVAGFVKVAEAMLAQGVV, encoded by the coding sequence ATGAAGTACAAGTCCCTAGATGAGTTTTTGGCCTACGTGGCGGAGCGCAACCCCGGGGAACAGGAGTTCCATCAGGCGGTTGCGAAAGTGATGAACAGCCTCTGGCCCTATATCCAGGAGCATCCGAGGTATGCCGAGCATGGCCTGCTCGATCGGCTGGTGGAGCCCGAGCGCATCATCGTGTTTCGCGTCTCGTGGGTCAACGACCAGGGCGAGGTGGAGGTCAATCGCGGGTACCGCGTGCAGCACAGTTCGGCGATCGGCCCCTACAAGGGCGGATTGCGCTTTCACCCGTCCGTGAATCTCTCCATTCTCAAGTTCCTCGCCTTCGAGCAGACGCTGAAGAATGCGCTCACCACGCTGCCCATGGGGGGCGCCAAGGGCGGTTCGGATTTCGACCCCAAGGGCAAGAGCCCCGGTGAGATGATGCGCTTCTGTCAGGCCTTCATCACGGAGTTGTACCGTCATGTGGGCTCCGATACCGATGTGCCCGCCGGCGACATCGGCGTGGGCGCGCGTGAGGTGGGTTTCCTGACGGGCATGCTGAAGAAACTCACCAATCGTGCCGATTGCGTGTTCACCGGCAAGGGCCTGAGTTTCGGAGGGTCGCTGATCCGGCCCGAGGCCACCGGTTACGGCACGGTGTACTTCGCCGAGGAGATGCTCCGCCATGCCGGGCGAAGCCTGGAAGGCCTGCGGGTATCGGTGTCCGGTTCCGGCAATGTGGCCCAGTACGCGGTGGAGAAGGCCATGGCGCTGGGGGCGACGGTGGTGACGGTGTCCGATTCCAGCGGCATGGTCGTCGACGAGGCCGGTTTCACCCGCGAGAAGCTCGCGGAACTCATGGAGGTGAAGAACCACCTCTATGGCCGGGTCAGCGATTACGCCGAGCGTGTCGGAGTGGAGTTCCATGCGGGCATGCGCCCCTGGCATGTCCCCGCGGACGTGGCCCTGCCGTGCGCGACGCAGAACGAGCTCGATGGTGAGGACGCGGCGGCGCTGGTTAGGAACGGCGTGCTTTGTGTGTCCGAAGGCGCCAATATGCCGACCACCAATGAGGCGGTGAAACTGTTCGAGGAGAACGGCGTGCTGTATGCGCCCAGCAAGGCTTGCAATGCCGGCGGCGTGGCGACCTCCGGACTGGAGATGAGCCAGAACGCGATGCGTCTGTCGTGGCCGCGTGAAGAGGTGGACGGACGCCTGCGCGACATCATGCGCGGCATCCACGATGCCTGCCTGACACACGGCACCCACGCTGACGGCCGTGTCAGTTACGTGGACGGGGCCAATGTGGCCGGCTTCGTCAAGGTGGCCGAAGCGATGCTCGCCCAGGGTGTCGTCTGA
- a CDS encoding CocE/NonD family hydrolase: MKSVTDLPEPVRVEENLWIPLSDGVRLAARLWRPQGADGHPVPAILEYIPYRKRDSTRTRDDVMHHYFAGHGYACLRVDLRGSGDSEGVLEDEYLQRELDDGVAVIRWISEQPWCNGDVGMIGISWGGFNGLQIAALRPPQLKAVVSVCSTDDRYADDVHHMGGCLLGDNLSWASTMFAYNSLPPDPEVVGTEWRETWFQRLEGSGLWLEKWLRHQRRDDYWKHGSICEDWSAVQCPVMAVSGWADGYSNAVFRLLAHLRVPRLGLIGPWSHKYPHQGVPGPAIGFLQECLRWWDRWLKGRDTGIMDEPMLRAWMQDSVPPTTYYHERPGRWVGEPRWPSSNVAQQALTLAWPGTLEPPSTQVPEGEMAVQSPLSVGLFAGKWCSYAATPDLPHDQREEDGGALVFTGAPLESPLEILGAAAVELQLSVDRPVAMVAVRLSDVAPDDKATRITYGLLNLTHRDSSESPQPLEPGGTYRVRVKLNDVAQTFPAGHRVRLSVSTSYWPLAWPAPQPARLRILMGASRLLLPVRKRRDEDDARIGFPEPEGGSLSTEIRQLTPQHHNWRVIRDLAEDRSTLEVINDHGTVLLESLGLEMQRKALEWYSYRSDDFNSVRGETLWERGFRRGDWQVRTVTRTVLTSTPTEFLLHAQLDAYEGQRRVFSRNWDVSIPRDLV, translated from the coding sequence ATGAAGAGCGTGACGGACCTGCCCGAACCGGTGCGCGTGGAGGAGAATCTCTGGATCCCTCTGTCCGATGGTGTCCGCCTTGCGGCCCGGCTGTGGCGGCCACAAGGCGCGGATGGGCATCCTGTGCCCGCGATCCTGGAATACATTCCCTATCGCAAGCGCGACTCCACCCGGACCCGGGATGATGTCATGCACCATTACTTCGCCGGCCACGGATACGCCTGCCTGCGCGTCGACCTGCGCGGCAGCGGCGATTCCGAGGGCGTGCTGGAGGACGAGTATCTGCAGCGGGAACTGGATGACGGGGTGGCGGTGATCCGCTGGATCAGCGAACAGCCCTGGTGCAATGGCGACGTGGGCATGATCGGCATCTCCTGGGGCGGGTTCAACGGACTGCAGATCGCCGCCCTGCGGCCGCCGCAGCTCAAGGCCGTGGTGAGCGTGTGTTCCACAGACGACCGCTACGCCGATGATGTGCACCACATGGGCGGCTGTCTGCTGGGCGATAACCTCTCATGGGCCTCCACCATGTTCGCCTACAACTCCCTGCCGCCGGACCCGGAGGTGGTGGGAACAGAATGGCGCGAGACGTGGTTCCAGCGCCTGGAGGGCAGCGGCCTGTGGCTTGAGAAGTGGCTGCGCCATCAGCGCCGCGACGACTACTGGAAACACGGCTCCATCTGCGAGGACTGGTCGGCCGTGCAATGTCCGGTCATGGCGGTCAGCGGCTGGGCCGACGGTTACTCCAACGCGGTGTTCCGCCTGCTGGCCCATCTGCGGGTGCCCCGTCTGGGACTGATCGGGCCCTGGAGCCACAAGTATCCCCACCAGGGCGTGCCGGGGCCGGCCATCGGGTTCCTGCAGGAATGCCTGCGCTGGTGGGACCGCTGGCTGAAGGGTCGGGATACCGGGATCATGGACGAACCCATGTTGCGCGCCTGGATGCAGGATAGTGTGCCCCCGACCACCTACTACCATGAACGGCCCGGCCGCTGGGTGGGCGAACCCCGATGGCCGTCGTCGAACGTGGCGCAGCAGGCCCTGACTCTGGCCTGGCCCGGGACGCTGGAGCCGCCGTCCACACAGGTGCCGGAAGGGGAGATGGCCGTACAGTCCCCCCTGAGCGTGGGCCTGTTCGCGGGCAAATGGTGTTCCTATGCTGCCACCCCGGATCTGCCCCACGACCAGCGTGAGGAAGATGGCGGCGCGCTTGTGTTCACCGGCGCACCCCTGGAATCGCCCTTGGAGATCCTGGGGGCCGCCGCAGTGGAGTTGCAGTTGAGCGTGGACCGTCCCGTGGCGATGGTGGCCGTGCGGCTGTCTGATGTGGCGCCGGATGACAAGGCCACCCGCATCACCTACGGCCTGCTCAACCTCACCCATCGCGACAGCTCCGAGTCGCCACAGCCGCTGGAGCCGGGCGGCACCTACCGGGTGCGGGTCAAGCTCAATGATGTGGCACAGACGTTTCCCGCCGGTCACCGCGTGCGCCTGTCTGTTTCCACGTCCTACTGGCCCCTGGCCTGGCCCGCCCCGCAACCCGCGCGCCTGCGTATCCTCATGGGTGCCAGCCGCCTCCTGCTCCCCGTTCGCAAGCGCCGCGATGAGGATGATGCCCGCATCGGCTTCCCCGAGCCGGAAGGCGGATCCCTGTCCACCGAGATCCGCCAGCTCACGCCCCAGCACCACAACTGGCGGGTGATCCGCGATCTTGCGGAAGACCGGTCGACGCTGGAGGTCATCAACGATCACGGTACCGTGCTGCTGGAGTCCCTCGGCCTGGAGATGCAGCGCAAGGCCCTGGAGTGGTACAGCTACCGCAGTGACGACTTCAACTCCGTGCGGGGTGAAACCCTGTGGGAACGCGGGTTCCGGCGCGGCGACTGGCAGGTGCGCACGGTCACGCGCACCGTGCTGACCTCGACGCCCACGGAATTTCTGCTCCATGCGCAGCTCGATGCCTATGAGGGGCAGCGACGGGTGTTCTCCCGCAACTGGGACGTGTCCATTCCGAGGGACCTGGTCTAG
- a CDS encoding RNA polymerase sigma factor has translation MMGKAMYFTGGQDAGCADGANGPSLGCGAGGVMPDSGSSERGSGSGQARRALFEQEVARLMDRLYGTALRLTGNPDDAEDVVAEAVGKAWSGLDDLRDVQCMEGWLFRILNNTFVSAWRRQRTKLENEQGVPDDSEAEDFSLFRKLHQPFLLWWGTPEQEFLNDVLKEDLQRALDGLPDVFRMVIVLVEVQGYTYEEVSNLLEIPIGTVRSRLSRARTLLQKALWSQAAEAGIVQGAAQPDGGAGDTP, from the coding sequence ATGATGGGCAAAGCCATGTACTTCACCGGCGGGCAGGATGCCGGCTGCGCGGACGGCGCGAACGGGCCATCCCTGGGATGCGGTGCGGGGGGTGTGATGCCAGATTCAGGCTCAAGCGAGCGAGGCAGCGGCAGCGGGCAGGCGCGGCGGGCGCTGTTCGAGCAGGAGGTCGCGCGACTCATGGACCGTCTCTACGGCACGGCCCTGCGCCTGACCGGCAACCCCGATGATGCGGAAGACGTGGTCGCGGAAGCGGTCGGCAAGGCGTGGTCCGGACTCGATGATCTGCGCGATGTCCAGTGCATGGAAGGATGGCTCTTCCGGATACTGAACAACACGTTCGTCAGTGCCTGGCGCCGGCAGCGCACAAAGCTGGAGAACGAACAGGGTGTGCCGGACGACTCCGAGGCGGAAGATTTCTCCCTGTTCCGGAAACTGCATCAACCCTTCCTTCTCTGGTGGGGTACGCCGGAGCAGGAGTTTCTCAATGACGTTCTCAAGGAGGACCTGCAGCGGGCACTGGATGGCCTGCCGGATGTCTTCCGCATGGTCATCGTACTGGTGGAGGTGCAGGGCTATACCTACGAGGAGGTCTCGAACCTGCTCGAGATACCGATCGGCACCGTGCGCTCCCGTCTGAGTCGGGCGCGCACGCTGTTGCAGAAGGCGCTCTGGAGCCAGGCCGCCGAGGCCGGCATCGTGCAGGGCGCCGCCCAGCCTGACGGAGGCGCCGGGGATACGCCATGA